The genomic window CAAATTCTTGTGCTGATTTACCTTCTTGCGGAGAAGCGCCGTACATCACAATACCTGGTCTAACCCAATCAAAGTGAGCTTCTGGCCATAATAGAATACCCGCAGACGCTGAAATCGATTTTTCACCCGGTTTGTCAGCAATAAATTGCTGGAAGCAGGCTAATTGATTAGCAGTGGTTGCTAACTCAGGTTCATCTGCTTGGCAAAAATGACTAACAATATTGATAGGTTGTTTAACATTAGAACAGGATTGTAAACGTTGATAAAAGCTTTGTGCATCTTGGGGTAAGACACCTAATCGATGCATTCCAGTATCGAGCTTCATCCAAACTTTAATAGGTTCAGCAAGCTGGGTTGATTCCAGCATTTCTAGTTGTTCGACACAATGAATAACAGTATCAATCTTATGTTCAACTAAAATAGACAGATCCATCTGCTCAAAAAAGCCCTCGAGCAGCACAATCGGTGCCGTTATCCCTCTTTCTCTTAGGGCGAGCGCTTCTTTAAGACGAGCAACACCAAAACCATCAACAAGATCTTTAATCGAATGACTGACTTCTGTAAGCCCGTGGCCATAAGCGTTTGCTTTTACAATTGCAATGAGACGGCTGTGCGGAGCTAATTCTCTAACGCGTTGCAGATTGTGTCGCAGAGCGCGGCGATTAATTAATGCGGTTGCCGCTTTCATGATTATTTAATAAACCTCTATTCTCTTTCTCGGATTATCTGTTGATGGTAACTATATACCTAAAGTTATCTGTTTAATATTCAGATAACACCTTGAACTAGCACAATAAATATTAGCTTCGTGTCAAATATTATTGGGATCCTATTCCTCATCATAAGCAGGTCCAGCATAGTTATCAAAGCGTGACCACTGCCCATTAAAGGTCAGCCGAACAGTACCGATTGGTCCGTTACGTTGTTTACCAATAATAATCTCTGCAATACCTTTTTTATCACTATTATCGTTATACACTTCATCACGATAAATAAACATAATAAGGTCAGCATCTTGCTCAATAGAGCCCGATTCACGTAAATCCGAGTTAACAGGTTTTTTATCTGCACGCTGCTCAAGGCTACGGTTAAGCTGTGATAACGCAACAACTGGCACATTCAGCTCTTTAGCCAAGGCTTTCAGTGAGCGAGAAATTTCTGCAATTTCCAGTGTACGGTTATCAGACAAGGCGGGAACTCGCATTAACTGCAAGTAGTCAATCATGATCAAACTTAAACCACCATGTTCGCGATAAATACGGCGTGCACGCGAGCGAACTTCTGTTGGTGTTAATCCTGATGAATCATCAATATACATATTCCGTTTTTCAGACAAAATGCCCATTGTGCTGGAAATACGCGCCCAATCTTCATCATCTAGCTGTCCAGTCCGGATCCGCGTTTGGTCAACGCGAGATAATGAAGCCAACATACGCATCATAATTTGGCTTCCTGGCATCTCTAAACTGAAAATCAATACCGGCTTTTCTTCCGTCATCGCCGCATTTTCACATAAGTTCATCGCAAAGGTTGTTTTCCCCATTGATGGACGAGCAGCAACAATAATCAGATCAGAACCTTGTAACCCAGCCGTTTTCTTATCTAAGTCTTGATATCCAGTCGAAACACCCGTTACCCCATCATGAGGCTGCTGATATAGCTTCTCTATCTTTTCGATAGTTTCCGATAAAACCGCTTCTATATCTTTTGGGCCTTCATCTTTATTCGCCCTAGATTCAGCAATTTGGAATACTTTTGTCTCAGCGAAATCAAGCAAATCTTCACTATTGCGACCTTGGGGATCATAACCTGCATCCGCTATCTCATTCGCAACAGAAATCATATCTCGTACGACTGCACGTTCACGGACAATATCTGCATAAGCATTTATATTCGCCGCACT from Providencia sneebia DSM 19967 includes these protein-coding regions:
- the alr gene encoding alanine racemase; this encodes MKAATALINRRALRHNLQRVRELAPHSRLIAIVKANAYGHGLTEVSHSIKDLVDGFGVARLKEALALRERGITAPIVLLEGFFEQMDLSILVEHKIDTVIHCVEQLEMLESTQLAEPIKVWMKLDTGMHRLGVLPQDAQSFYQRLQSCSNVKQPINIVSHFCQADEPELATTANQLACFQQFIADKPGEKSISASAGILLWPEAHFDWVRPGIVMYGASPQEGKSAQEFGLKSVMTLKSTLIAVREHAAGQCVGYGATWCSGQNTRLGVVAIGYGDGYPRSAPSGTPVLINGRKVPIVGRVSMDMITVDLGPNATDKVGDEVILWGKALPVEEIAMQTGIINYELLTKLTSRVIMEYIDE
- the dnaB gene encoding replicative DNA helicase, producing the protein MAKKYPSDSKSNVPRDHQMEGLKLPPHSIEAEQSVLGGLMLDNERWDTVSERVTHADFYSRPHRTIFAQMQLLLEQGKPIDLITLSESLEQQGELDGVGGFAYLAELSKNTPSAANINAYADIVRERAVVRDMISVANEIADAGYDPQGRNSEDLLDFAETKVFQIAESRANKDEGPKDIEAVLSETIEKIEKLYQQPHDGVTGVSTGYQDLDKKTAGLQGSDLIIVAARPSMGKTTFAMNLCENAAMTEEKPVLIFSLEMPGSQIMMRMLASLSRVDQTRIRTGQLDDEDWARISSTMGILSEKRNMYIDDSSGLTPTEVRSRARRIYREHGGLSLIMIDYLQLMRVPALSDNRTLEIAEISRSLKALAKELNVPVVALSQLNRSLEQRADKKPVNSDLRESGSIEQDADLIMFIYRDEVYNDNSDKKGIAEIIIGKQRNGPIGTVRLTFNGQWSRFDNYAGPAYDEE